TAGCAACTCTTTTGAAGAAGGCACATTTTGATTGGAGTTCTGCTCCAATAAAAGATTAAACAGGAGTGCAACTCTTTTGAAGAAGGCACCCCTTGATTAGAGTCATGCTGCAATAAAATTCGCCATGATGACTTGATACCATGGATCGCAACAATGAGCCTATCAAAGATATTGGTCTCTTTAACCTCCCAGCCACTCCATTATGGATAAGAGGAGGCCATTTAAATCCCAACAAGCACTAAATCCTGGACTTATCTATGACTTGAAATTAAGTGATTGTCAAATTACTATGTGCATCAAATTATACCCAAAGTACAAGTTGATAAAGAAAATCTGTAAGTTCtcatattttagtaatttaaagCAACTATAACACATGCTAACAAAAGCTTTTCATACCAAATATTGgcataatgataaaaaaaaaaaaccaagaaatatttttatcattatggCTAATTATTCTTACATtgataagttaaagaaatctttcTATTATGCCAATTAATATTTCTTCAACCAAGAAATCATTCTGCAACAAAAGCTTTTTCTTTCCCTAATTATTCTTACATTGATTGATAAGCTAAAAAATTTTTTGAGGAAAAACAAAGAGTTGTAAGAAAATTACATAGCTGACCAGAATTAAGCAATTCAAAGTATCAGCAAAATTATTTCTAAAGCAATATTCAAGTccaatgaaaaataaatcaagcCTTGTTTCAAAGTCTCTCGTGTAGTAGGGGCAAACACAAACATTCACAGCCTCCATATAGTCTCTACAAGATCGGTGAAGATCCTTTTCCATAATTAGATTTATGGTAAGCAAAGTTTTATCTTGAAACAAAGACAAATAGTAAAAATTAATAGAGAACTTACAATGAGGAGTCTGACGAAAGTGCTGAACCGATCGAAGGAGAACAGTGTTGAACGACATCAGAACTTGATCGGGACGGTGGAGCTTGACCGGCGACGGATGCGGTTGAGAACAGAAACGGTGGAGATGGATGTGGTGAACAGAAACGATGATGAAAGTTTAATTCAGAATTTTATGAATTAAAAGGGTCCTTCTCATTTGACAGGTGGATTATTTAGTTGACAGATGTCATAAAATCTATGGAAGGTCTCTTTAAACAAACTATTGTccatctcttttctttttttgataaAGAAAATCGACACAAATTACTAGCTATCATATCAGTTACAGTTTGACCGTTAGATCGGATTCCTTCACAAATAGAAATTCCCACTTTATAAGAAGACCTTTATTTCCGAAAAGTATAACTACAACCAACTCTGAAGATGCAAATCAATACTAGAAACCTGCAACCAGATAATGAAGATGCAGATGCAGATGCTTACATCCTCCTCGGAGATGGCGGAACCGCCATTAATTCCGACAATTCTCGATTGCAACAGCTCGGTTACAAGCAAGAACTCAGCCGTAGTCTCACGTACAAATTTCGATACTCTCTCACTTCATTTCTTAATTAGCTCAATCTATTATGTGATTTTGATTCCTCCGATTGGAATTGATTTCACCGACAACATTTTGAAGTTCTGATCTGGATTCAGAGTTTTATGAATGAGATATTGTAATTGTGTTGTGAGGTGCAGGGCAATAGCAAATTTTTCAGTAACATTCTCGATCGTATCAGTAATCACAGGGCTCACCACACTGTACAGCACAGGTCTAACTTATGGCGGACCCCTAACAATGGTGTACGGATGGCCAATAGTAGGAATCCTGACGATGATTGTTGGTTTATCAATGGCTGAGATATGTTCTGCATATCCGACTTCTGGTGGGCTCTACTTTTGGAGTGCAAGACTGTGTGGGAATAATTGGGGACCTTTCGCTTCTTGGCTCACCGGATGGTACGTTCTCTTTTCAATACTTTAATATTCTTTAAGCATCTTAATTTGAGATCTCAGTTCCATTAGAGGCATAGCTAAGAGGTGTTAAGCATCTTAATTTGAGATCTCAATTCCCTTAGAGGCATAGCTAGCTAGAGGGGGCCATGGGTAGAGGAGTGATTTAGCTTTCTGGGCCGCTTGTAGTTTATCTATTGGAAGTGCTAAATTGTACCTCCAAAAGATCAAGCCCAACCTTAATGAGTTGCACATATAATTCTTTTTGCCTAGGGTTATGCAAtgacatttttttctttttttctctttttggtaTGGGTAGTTAAACTGATTGGTTTGACGGGTATTTGACTTTCACAACGGATCTTtcaaataaatttgtcgataaaATAATGATGTCATGTGTATTTTTACGAGTTATTTATACATGTTTTAATAACAAAGTAAGTATATGTAAGACTTAAATATTATCATTTTGGTAGTTTATTTATAATCGTGTTAGtaatagaataaatattttaaacataattgatgtttgtaAAGTCTAATGTGATAATTCAagttaaataacagtaaaacagtctatttaaattttaatggtaaaattaatcttgtttgacaattttagaaataaaattgcacaatttcatatgttagaaaTAAATCTACATTTCCTTAAAAACGTTAAGGTAAATTTATACCTTAtcccatttattttttattctatttgGGCGAAAGCAATACtgttttgatttggattatatAAAAAATGCTAGACTTATTTGTATACTCTAAGCTTAGGTTGCTTCAAGGTACCGTTAATTCTAATTCAGTCAATTTTAGTCCATCTCAACAACATTGAGATAGAACTTGGAATACTTGAAGCACCTCTACTGATAGTAATTTTTTTGTTGCACTATTGAATGGTACGTAACCAATAAATAGGTTGGTTGTGACTTTTTCGTGGTACATAACCATATAACCAACTCTAACTGTAGTAACCAATATATAGGTTGTGACTTTTTTGTGGTACATTACCAATATAACCAACTCTAACTCTAGTAACCGTGGACCCCTCTCATTTAGTAAGTATAAACTACTTTAATACTGTGTGAgtccaatttttttaataatattgttttcttttttaaccccacaaaatttataaagaaacaaTTACTTATAATGGGTATTATCTAAGCACCAAAAGCATATTACTATCAATAAAGTTGCTCTTGGACAAAACTGGGAAGGCTTAGTCCTGTTTAAATATTGTGAAAATGAAAACGTGCTTATTTATTAATTGGTGAACGAACCAAATCGCCAAAAGATTGGGATGTGGACCCATGGCAATAATTGTCAATGATGATCCTTATACCCTATAAAATCCagcatttttttaatttcagaTTTCTAGATCGGAATTGAAAAACAGCATCCAATTTAATTGAATTCATTGGAGTGGACGGTGGGATGATATTTCAACAACCAGATAGAGCATCTAGACGGGTATTTTTGGGTACCCATATCCAGTGTTTGAACATCttcctttttttatatattttttttttctttttcacaatcttctttctttttttagtcAAACTTAGGTAAATAATatgcttattttatttttgataaaataagttTTACTTTGTCGATTTTcatcattggattaattttatactccataatccaatagtgaaaacacaccaagtaatgatactttatcaaaaacaaagtaaccatagaaggcaccgtCAAACTTACATGttctaaaatcatcaattaaatttttaatctaGATTTTAAGATTCAATTAAATCAGAACCTTTGAAAATCACaaattaaattttcaatttatGTTAAATTCTCAATTCGgttgttttatattttaattagttttttatGATATTATTGGCTCGGTCCAAATCACACCAAAAtaaatctattatatatatatatatatatatatatatatattaataaataaaaataattgaatatatatatattaataaataaaaataattgaatatatatatattaataaataaaaataaaaatttataataatagaTCAAACCGGTTGGACAGATTATACTATTTTCATAAATCTCGGTAAATTTTAACaagcttattaaatttaaagtctttcttctttattaaatttttttattggatATAGATCTGAACGGATGAGACATATGCGATAAATGATTTAACGAAAATCAAATTAAGTAAGAATATAACAAGAATCATTTCCTATCGTTACAATTGAACCAATGTCGTAGgccagtcttgatcacatgcaccttaatgagcatgtagaatttgctcattcaccgttagatctaggcttattagaatcctaatgTGGAAATTTAAAGCATcatgaggcttagatttaataaacctatatctaacggtgaatgagcaaattcattTGCTCATTAAAGTACATGTGAAAATTCATGTGTCACATGATAGAAAGTGCATGTTTAGTTTATTAATTGGATGgtattttcatattattttggACGGTTGTTTCAAgtgaaaattacatagaaattcatattttaaaaactatttacaattatgttaagtcataattttgaattgtatcaaattagtaaaaccagtacttttaatatattttaaggattagaatttataaattagaagtctataatatattttatagagtttataatttatgaattaaagtttagaattattaaattatagtgtaaaattataatatattagaaaaaaataacatattaaaaattaagtttagtgatatgAGTTAGTTGTAAATTTGTACTTAAGATATTCTGTGTATTTAATCTTGTTTCAACCCTAGTCATTTAGAGGAGTGAACGTTTTCTTAAATGAaggtatttttataatataaagttAATTACTCATGAATAACGCTCCAAATTTGTAGTGTTAGAAAcccaataattttaaatataattctcAAAATAAAGGTagatatttattttgatttactTTAATATCTCTCGAAACAAAGTTGATAAATAAAATTGTTATCTATTGAAATGATATTCCAAATACACACATGATATTTAGAGTTCCGTTTGTTTCAACTGCTGTTTGTTATtgtcttttataaaaaaacaaaaatagattttttagaattttattaAACATTTTGTGTCacacttaattaatttattgataCTCGTACAATGATGCAAAATTATATTTATCCATATAGTGATAGCTTTTGTATTAGTGGACCAAAATAAGTTGACTGGCAAAATCACAGCaagttgttgtttgttttatttccCACACAACCCAATTAAGCTTAATATTTTAGAACACTCAAATGCTTGTAGCTACATATTGACTATTAGAGAGAGCTAAAAATTTTGACACTGGAATTTACAACTCGCTTGTTAAAGAAAGATTTGGACGGAGAGGAGAATTGAATTCTTAATCTCTTTCAAAATTTGATTTCcatatttatttcctttaaaattttataaattccaTTTACGTAATGGGCTTTTTGTTTTCCCCTATATTGTAGTTTTACGTTCAATATCAGGATAACGTGAGTTTGCTTAGCATTGACTTTTGCAAATTCCTTGCTgcttttgtttacttttcttcCTAGTGTTCCTTCTGTCACTGTGATATAAAACTAGGAATTAAACTGATAACAGAACATTAGATTTGTACGACCTTTCTTTCCCTTTTTGCGATTCCTCAGTCCACCTCTGTATTTGACCTTAATCTCCATTACCAAAACAGTTATTGAGGCAGCTCCCCAAACTGGACGATCCTCAATACCATAAATTTTCCATGACTAAAACAGTATATATGTTGACAAGGATATGAAAGATTCACGCTAGAAGAGAAGGGAGAACTGGGGGGATTCCggcaaagaaaaaggaagactGAGAGCCCCAAGATTACTGCTCTCTGCTTCTGTTTCCTTGTATCTCTCCTATCGTGATCCTTCTTAACCAATACGGTTTTAGACAGTGAAAAAATGGTTCTTCCATCTCATACAGCTGAAAATGGCAAGGTCGCCTCCCTTGATTCAGGTGCTGCTCGTCTTAAGGAGCTTGGGTACAAGCAAGAGCTCAAGCGTGATCTCTCGTAAATTTCTGACTATCCCTTTTTCTTGCATTTCTTGGATTTTTGGGGGTTCGACTACCAAGTTCATTGACTATGAAATGAGTTTAAAAATCTTGCCTTTTTCTGTCACGATTTTGCAGGATGTTTTCAAATTTTGCCTTTTCGTTTTCCATCATTTCTGTCCTAACTGGCATAACCACCCTATATAACACTGGGTTGAATTTTGGTGGGCCAGTTTCATTGCAGTATGGATGGTTTATGGCTGGTATTTTCACCATGATTGTTGGGTTATCAATGGCTGAGATTTGTTCCTCTTTCCCAACTTCTGGTGGTCTCTACTACTGGAGTGCCAAATTTGCTGGCCCTCGTTGGGCACCCTTTGCCTCTTGGATTACTGGCTGGTAATCCTTTCCGCTTCTTTCCTAAGCTTTGTCTTTCCACTTTAAAATTCTATGCCATTTGCCACTTTATCATTTATCACTGATTTCTTACTCCAATTTCACTTTCAGCTGCCCGTTTATAGCATAAGTATTATATGAGTGTCGATGAAGAGGATGGTTGACTTCTTGTTATAAGAGTCCGTTGCGTATATGCCATAGCTTCCTCAGTTGCAGGCTATAGGTCAGGCCTGTTACATGTTTTTTAGACTAGTAAGCCATCTGCATTTGTATCTATCTGCAGTTTCAGATAATGGTCCTTAAGCAGATTTAGACTTCATGTCTTTTCTTTTGAAGACTTCAATTTTTGCCATAACCCCTTGGGTTGACTTGGTTAATCTATTTGATAGTATTTTCTCTTAGTCATATTGATACTACACTTCATTCTCAGAACAGGAAAATAAGAATGCctcataaaaaaattgaatgcTTGTGAATGGATTTGGTGTACAAATTGTGCATATGTAAGTGCAGTTATATTTTTAGGCATTCATATAGTGTAGGCTGAAATACATGTCAACAGGTTTTGTATGGGAAACTTAAATGCAGAATAGCTGGAGAAATTGGTTTGACATTTGAGCATTTATCAAATGAATAACCTGGAAATTAAATTACATGGTACACCAAACCTTTGTAATCATATTACCCACCTCAAAAGAAACGTGTAATAGAGATAGATCACAATTGAAATTTATTATGGACCTATAAAATTAGAAAGTACACACTAAAGTTTAGGTTTCACATtaaacttgatttgatatggcaaAAGTAACGTCATAATCAGAGAAACGGTTTCCTGTACATCTCATGTGCACAGCACACTGAAACAACACATGGGTTACTGAAGCCAAGTTTAAAAGGTTACAATATAAATTTAACTGGGCTTGTCAATGGGGTGGGACGGAATGGAGTGAGCAATTTCATGGCCAATAATAGGAATTTCACATCCTCATCCCATTAAGGAAAATGAGGATAAACTTATATGTATCCCTCAGGTATCTCCATACCCATGGAGAATCCCCATCCCCCAATGTTGTACGGAAACTCTTTTTCATTAGCATTTCCGTGTTTTGTATCcgtttcaatttctttttcatTCCCATTACTGTTTCCTAGCTATAATATTTTAGAAATTATCTGGTGTGTGTTTCCCTTTCagtttccatgcaacatagcCATTCCCATTATGaggttttctttttttctttttctaaataatatactataacAAAACCATCCATAAATGAATACAAATTTAAATGTTGTTGACTTAAATAAACTCATCCAAATAATACAAACTTGAATATTGTTTCATCAATACTATATGGCTATGTTGCACATAAACGGAAACAGAAATGGAAACcgttatttctaagaaaatttAGCTAGGAAACAGTAACGAAATCGAAATGTGAAAACgctaatgaagaagagtttccgtaTAGCTATATGGTAATACATCTGATGGTTTGTTCTGAAGATTACAAAGTGGATCCTCCACAGACATGCTGATGCAATGTGAATTTGATTGTTTTCTTGCAGGTTCAACATTGTCGGTCAGGTACACTTGAGAACCGATGCTGGAGTGATAGCCTTCATCCAAGCTTGTTTAGGATGTAAAATGACCTATTCTAACCACTTCATGTATGTTTCTTTTTGCAGTGGGCTGTCACAACAAGTATAGATTTCTCACTTGCACAATTGATTCAGGTAATTATTCTACTCAGCACAGGTGGTAAAAATGGTGGAGGGTACGAGGCATCAAAGTATGTAGTTATTGCTATGCATGGAGGAATTTTACTACTTCATGCTATTCTAAACAGTCTTCCCATCTCAGTGTTATCTTTCTTTGGACAACTGGCTGCTGTTTGGAATCTAGTTGGTacaatttttgttttcattGTATTACGTTTGTTTTCCCCTTCCATTGGCCAATCTGTTTGTTAATTCTCCGCTGTATCATTGGATTGTACAGGTGTTTTGGTTTTGACAATTCTTATTCCTTGTGTTGCAACTGAGAGGGCTAGTGCCAAGTTCGTTTTCACACACTTCAACACAGATAATGGGGAAGGAATCAGTAGTCATGCTTACATATTCGTCCTGGGACTTCTGATGAGTCAGTACACGCTTAGTGGTTATGATGCATCTGCTCATATGGTACGTTAGATTCTCTGCTCAACTGGGCCTGTaaaggaagagtgcaagctggCTTAAATATAACCACCTTATATATTCTTATATCCAGACTGAAGAAACCAAGAATGCTGATGAGAATGGACCTAAGGGAATTATCAGTGCCATTGGAATATCTGTTATATTCGGAT
The DNA window shown above is from Euphorbia lathyris chromosome 1, ddEupLath1.1, whole genome shotgun sequence and carries:
- the LOC136235550 gene encoding amino-acid permease BAT1 homolog isoform X1, whose amino-acid sequence is MQINTRNLQPDNEDADADAYILLGDGGTAINSDNSRLQQLGYKQELSRSLTAIANFSVTFSIVSVITGLTTLYSTGLTYGGPLTMVYGWPIVGILTMIVGLSMAEICSAYPTSGGLYFWSARLCGNNWGPFASWLTGWFNIVGQWAVTTSIDFSLAQLIQVIILLSTGGKNGGGYEASKYVVIAMHGGILLLHAILNSLPISVLSFFGQLAAVWNLVGVLVLTILIPCVATERASAKFVFTHFNTDNGEGISSHAYIFVLGLLMSQYTLSGYDASAHMTEETKNADENGPKGIISAIGISVIFGWFYIVGITFAVTDIPYLLSEDNDAGGYAIAEIFYQAFKSRYGSGFGGIVCLGVVAVAIFFCGMSSVTSNSRMAYAFSRDGAMPFSSIWHKVNRHEVPINAVWLGAFISFCMALTYLGSAVAFQAMVSIATIGLYIAYALPIFFRVTLARKAFTPGPFNLGRYGEVVGWIAVLWVVTISILFSLPVAYPITNETLNYTPVAVGGLLLLTVSVWVLSARHWFKGPITNLNG
- the LOC136235550 gene encoding amino-acid permease BAT1-like isoform X2, which encodes MVLPSHTAENGKVASLDSGAARLKELGYKQELKRDLSMFSNFAFSFSIISVLTGITTLYNTGLNFGGPVSLQYGWFMAGIFTMIVGLSMAEICSSFPTSGGLYYWSAKFAGPRWAPFASWITGWFNIVGQWAVTTSIDFSLAQLIQVIILLSTGGKNGGGYEASKYVVIAMHGGILLLHAILNSLPISVLSFFGQLAAVWNLVGVLVLTILIPCVATERASAKFVFTHFNTDNGEGISSHAYIFVLGLLMSQYTLSGYDASAHMTEETKNADENGPKGIISAIGISVIFGWFYIVGITFAVTDIPYLLSEDNDAGGYAIAEIFYQAFKSRYGSGFGGIVCLGVVAVAIFFCGMSSVTSNSRMAYAFSRDGAMPFSSIWHKVNRHEVPINAVWLGAFISFCMALTYLGSAVAFQAMVSIATIGLYIAYALPIFFRVTLARKAFTPGPFNLGRYGEVVGWIAVLWVVTISILFSLPVAYPITNETLNYTPVAVGGLLLLTVSVWVLSARHWFKGPITNLNG
- the LOC136235550 gene encoding amino-acid permease BAT1 homolog isoform X3, with amino-acid sequence MARSPPLIQVLLVLRSLGTSKSSSVISLSLQYGWFMAGIFTMIVGLSMAEICSSFPTSGGLYYWSAKFAGPRWAPFASWITGWFNIVGQWAVTTSIDFSLAQLIQVIILLSTGGKNGGGYEASKYVVIAMHGGILLLHAILNSLPISVLSFFGQLAAVWNLVGVLVLTILIPCVATERASAKFVFTHFNTDNGEGISSHAYIFVLGLLMSQYTLSGYDASAHMTEETKNADENGPKGIISAIGISVIFGWFYIVGITFAVTDIPYLLSEDNDAGGYAIAEIFYQAFKSRYGSGFGGIVCLGVVAVAIFFCGMSSVTSNSRMAYAFSRDGAMPFSSIWHKVNRHEVPINAVWLGAFISFCMALTYLGSAVAFQAMVSIATIGLYIAYALPIFFRVTLARKAFTPGPFNLGRYGEVVGWIAVLWVVTISILFSLPVAYPITNETLNYTPVAVGGLLLLTVSVWVLSARHWFKGPITNLNG